TGGCAAACTGGATGGGTTCCTCTCCGTCAAATTGAAGAGCACCACCGTCCTGGGAACCAACGCGCCGGCCTACGTGGCGCCGCCGCTCACGAACAGCGTGCCCGTTCCGTCCACCAACAGCGTTCCGGCTCAATGAAGCCCTGAGCCGCAGCGCCTCGCGTTCTTGATACGACCAAGCCCGGCCTGATTTCAGGCCGGGCTTTGCGTTGTTTTACGTCCTGAATGAAGGCGTCCGCTACGGGTCCAGATGATACCGGCGGTTCATGTAGAGGTCGTCCGCGACCTGGAACAGCGCGGTGCAATCCTTCTCCAGTTCCAGTTCGCGTTCGTCGGGAGATTGCAGCGGGCTCACCTCCACTTTCTTGGGATCGCCTTCGTAATACTCGACGGTTTTTTGCAGGCCGAGCACGATCATCCGGTCCTTGGCCCACATGCCGATGTCGCGGTTGTGATTGATGAGCACGCGTTCGTGATCGGGATTGCCATGCAACAAATCGCGCCCGAAAAACAGCGAGTCGTAGGGGCGGCCCAGCAGGCCGAGCAGGGTGGGGGCGACATCGAGTGAACAGCCGAGTTCATCCAGGCGTTTGGGTTCATGCACCACCGCCGGTCCCAGAATTACGAGGGGAATTTCGTAGGACTTGATGGGAATGCTCTGGCTGCCATAAACGCGCGCTCCGTGGTCGGCCACCACGGCGAAAATCGTGTTCGTCCAGAATGCCTCGTTTTTCACCGACTTGAAAAATTGTCCCAGGCACCAGTCCGCGTATTTCACGGCGTGCTCGCGCTTTTTCACCTTGGGATCTTCCGGGATGCGCCCTTCTGGATAGGTGAAGGGCTTGTGGTTCGACACCGAAAGAATGGTGGCGAAGAACGGTTTGCCCTGTTGGGAAAGGGTGCGCATTTCCGTGAGCGCCCGCTTGTAGAGATCTTCGTCCGCCACGCCCCAGGCGGTGGTGAAGCTCGGGTGGTCAAAGTCCTTTTCTTCGACGAACCGGTCATAGCCGTTCTTCACGGCAAACGACCGCATGCCGTCAAACAACCCCCGGCCGCCATACAGGAAAATGGTGTTGTAACCGTCCCGTTTGAGGACGCGCGCCACGGTTTCCACGTTTTCCGAGCGGTCACGTTTAACAATGGAGTCGCCCGGGAGCGGGGGAAACGAGGACAGCACGCCCTCGAACCCGCGCACCGTGCGGTTGCCCGACGCGTAGAGGTTGGTGAAGAGCCAGCCTTCGTCCTCGGCCAGCTTGTCCATCTCCGGCGTAAGCGTTGCACCGGGGCGGCCCAACGATCCCCAAAACTCCGAGCCGAGGCTTTCTTCGAGAAAAACCACCACGTTCAACCGCGGCCTGGCGATGTCGCCGTCGATGTGCCGGCGGATGCTGTCACCGGTTTCCGTGAACTGCGCGTGCGGCTCCGTCAGGAGTTCGCGGGCGCGGGCGTAAGCCGCTTCCTTGGGCAGCGTGCGGTAAAAGGCGGCGTAGTCCAGGTTGCGCGTCCAGGCTGCGGCCAGAAAGGACATGGGGCCGTTGTTGGCGATTTCATTCAACGTGCGGTTCGTGCTGAACGACGTGCCCCGGAAATCGAACGTCATCGCCAGCACGGCCAGCACGGCGATGGCCGCAACGAGGTGCAGAAAGCGCTTTCCAGGCGGCGCCGGATCGTTCCACATGGGACGAAACCAGCGCAGCGCCAGCCACGTCCACGCGGCGCCCAGCAGCAGGCAGACACTGACGATCGGGATGACCGGATAGCTTTCGCCGATGTTGACGAAGACTTCGTAGGGATAAATCAGGTAGTCCACCGCCACCGTGTTGAACCGCGAATGAAACTCGTCGAAGAAGTAAAACTCCACGGCGAGCTGGAAGATTTCCCACGAGGCGAAGCCCAAGGTCACCGCGATGAACAAAATGCGATGCCAGGGCCGGCCAAAGGCGCGGTCCCGCAACACCAGCAGCCAGCCCAGCAGTGGCAGAATGAACGCCACGGCCATAAAGACGTCCCGCACCAGGCCGATGGCAAACATCTGCGCAATCTCACCATACGGCAGGTCGCGGGGCCCATATTTGGCAAACAGCACAATGCGCAGCACCGTCCAGCCGAGGAGCAGCGATAGCGCGATGGCGGCGGCGAAACCAAAACGGGACTTATGCCAGTGGGTGGGGACGGCGGGGCGCAGTTGGTCAGACATGTGATGATAAAATCGAACGGCCGGGCCACGGTAGAACCGCCCGCCCGCCGGGGTAAAGGACATTCAGCGGCACGGAGCGTTCAAAGGAAGGGCTCGGCGGGCAGGTTTTCGAGCGGGCTTCGGCGCTTAAAATTGCTTTGATTTCCGCATCTTTACGGCATCATGCGCCGCTCGATTTTGCTCATGAAACGGACGCATCATTGCAACGAACTCCGCCCGGCTCATGCCGGTCAAACCGTCACGCTCGCCGGCTGGGTCCACTCGCGCCGCGACCTTGGCGGCGTGCTCTTCATTGACCTCCGCGACCGCGAAGGTCGCACGCAGACGGTGTTCGATCCTGCCGATCTCTCGAAGGAAACGTTCGATGCCGCGACGAAGCTGCGCAGCGAATCGGTGATTCACATCACCGGCAAGGTGCGCGTCCGCCCCGCGGGCACGGAGAACTCCAAAATCCCCACCGGTCAGGTCGAAGTGCTCGTGAAAGACCTCACGGTGCTGAACGAAGCCGCGCCGCTGCCGTTCCAGATTGATGACCCCGAAGCCGCGTCGAAGGTGAACGAAGAGGCGCGCCTCCAGTATCGCTACCTTGACCTCCGCCGGCCCGAGATGACGCGCAACCTGCGGCTCCGCTCAAAGGTCGCCATCGCCACGCGCAGTTACATGGACGAGCAGGGCTTCCTCGAAGTCGAGACGCCCACGCTGTTCAAGTCCACGCCCGAAGGCGCGCGCGAGTTTCTCGTCCCGAACCGCCGTGAGCCCGGCACATTCTACGCGTTGCCGCAGTCGCCGCAGCAGTTCAAACAGATCCTCATGGTCAGCGGCGTGGAGCGTTACTTCCAGCTCGCGCGCTGCTATCGCGACGAGGATTTGCGCGCCGACCGCCAGCCTGAGTTCACACAGGTGGACATCGAGATGAGCTTCATTGACCGCGAGGACATCTACGCGCTCATCGAGGGTCTGCTCAAGCGCGTCTGGAAAACGGCACTCGACATGGACATCCCGACGCCGTTCAAGCGCATCAGTTTCGAGGAAGCGCTGAACCGTTGGGGCATTGACAAGCCCGACACGCGCTTCGGCATGGAACTCGTGGACTTCACCGAAGAGTTTCGCGCCAGCGCGTTCAAGGTGTTCGCGGGGGCCGTGCAGCACGGCGGCGTGGTGAAGGCCATCAACGCCCGCGGCCTCGCCGGCGCGACGCAGGGCC
This genomic stretch from Verrucomicrobiia bacterium harbors:
- a CDS encoding LTA synthase family protein; amino-acid sequence: MSDQLRPAVPTHWHKSRFGFAAAIALSLLLGWTVLRIVLFAKYGPRDLPYGEIAQMFAIGLVRDVFMAVAFILPLLGWLLVLRDRAFGRPWHRILFIAVTLGFASWEIFQLAVEFYFFDEFHSRFNTVAVDYLIYPYEVFVNIGESYPVIPIVSVCLLLGAAWTWLALRWFRPMWNDPAPPGKRFLHLVAAIAVLAVLAMTFDFRGTSFSTNRTLNEIANNGPMSFLAAAWTRNLDYAAFYRTLPKEAAYARARELLTEPHAQFTETGDSIRRHIDGDIARPRLNVVVFLEESLGSEFWGSLGRPGATLTPEMDKLAEDEGWLFTNLYASGNRTVRGFEGVLSSFPPLPGDSIVKRDRSENVETVARVLKRDGYNTIFLYGGRGLFDGMRSFAVKNGYDRFVEEKDFDHPSFTTAWGVADEDLYKRALTEMRTLSQQGKPFFATILSVSNHKPFTYPEGRIPEDPKVKKREHAVKYADWCLGQFFKSVKNEAFWTNTIFAVVADHGARVYGSQSIPIKSYEIPLVILGPAVVHEPKRLDELGCSLDVAPTLLGLLGRPYDSLFFGRDLLHGNPDHERVLINHNRDIGMWAKDRMIVLGLQKTVEYYEGDPKKVEVSPLQSPDERELELEKDCTALFQVADDLYMNRRYHLDP
- the aspS gene encoding aspartate--tRNA ligase, producing the protein MKRTHHCNELRPAHAGQTVTLAGWVHSRRDLGGVLFIDLRDREGRTQTVFDPADLSKETFDAATKLRSESVIHITGKVRVRPAGTENSKIPTGQVEVLVKDLTVLNEAAPLPFQIDDPEAASKVNEEARLQYRYLDLRRPEMTRNLRLRSKVAIATRSYMDEQGFLEVETPTLFKSTPEGAREFLVPNRREPGTFYALPQSPQQFKQILMVSGVERYFQLARCYRDEDLRADRQPEFTQVDIEMSFIDREDIYALIEGLLKRVWKTALDMDIPTPFKRISFEEALNRWGIDKPDTRFGMELVDFTEEFRASAFKVFAGAVQHGGVVKAINARGLAGATQGQIETMTETAKSFGAKGLAYIKVENGEWKSPIVKFFSDAEKQALTTKLQIQEGDLILFAADQWLNACEILGKIRLYCADVLKAQGKLTIDPNRFDFLWVVDFPLLSYDKEQSRWYSSHHPFTAPVAEDIPLLKQDPKKVRGQHYDIVVNGVELGGGSIRIHQPDVQKTIFEDILQIPPDETQLRFGYMLEAFKYGAPPHGGIALGFDRLCAILCGTTSIRDVIAFPKTAKGVCLMTDSPSQVSPRQLRDLYLEVKTAKKPEAS